One stretch of Miscanthus floridulus cultivar M001 chromosome 18, ASM1932011v1, whole genome shotgun sequence DNA includes these proteins:
- the LOC136524074 gene encoding uncharacterized protein — translation MILLYNLYIKNSNDFSKKKKKKEKVKGIFNSPLAPPAEAAATSPRIATAIRSSIVWSRLLVSASVGISFLSSLSANFYSFCCFSSESGRSNIYASFCFCFCFRKLLSPSSLSSSLPPSLPTRSSPRPPPLPRPRPRLPFLSLSLSLSTDVAVSRPALGAVAITRRALAARRHPRAAAHRTASAPVVAVPGHGAPRVGRAGGRRSASPRCCLLTPVCVCSSVSRSPSSRGFTTRGLSWSGHGLPCFHVMDTSSVG, via the exons ATGATTTTGTTATATAATCTTTACATAAAAAATTCAAATGATTTTAGCAAG aaaaagaaaaaaaaagaaaaggtaaaagGAATATTCAATTCTCCCCTGGCTCCACCAGCAGAAGCAGCCGCCACGTCGCCCCGAATAGCCACAGCCATCCGATCTTCCATCGTGTGGTCCAGATTGCTTGTATCCGCTTCAGTTGGAATCAGCTTCTTGTCGTCGCTCTCCGCCAATTTTTACAGCTTCTGCTGCTTCTCGTCCGAATCCGGTCGATCAAATATATACGCCAgcttctgcttctgcttctgcttcaGGAAACTTCTCTCCCCCTCCTCTCTATCCTCttcgctccctccctctctcccgacgCGCTCGTCGCCCCGACCGCCGCCGCTTCCCCGCCCGCGCCCCCGCcttcccttcctctccctctccctctccctctccaccgatgtcGCCGTGTCTCGGCCGGCCCTCGGCGCCGTCGCCATAACGCGCCGCGCGCTGGCGGCGCGACGGCACCCCCGGGCTGCGGCGCACCGCACCGCGTCGGCCCCGGTGGTGGCCGTCCCTGGCCACGGCGCACCGCGGGTGGGCCGCGCCGGCGGCCGCCGGAGTGCCAGCCCTCGGTGCTGCCTCCTGACGCCGGTCTGCGTGTGCTCCTCTGTTTCACGAAGCCCTAGCTCGCGAGGTTTCACCACAAGGG GTCTTTCGTGGAGTGGACATGGCCTTCCTTGTTTTCATGTTATGGATACGAGCTCCGTAG GTTGA
- the LOC136524075 gene encoding uncharacterized protein: MTPGSGAGVVLISPDGSRLCYAIRLHFLASNNAAEYKALINGLCIAIELGATRLYVRGDSELVIDQVMKESSCKSPLMTAYCQEVHKLEDKFQGIELHHVPRRDNDVVDFLTKLATR, translated from the coding sequence atgacgcccggctcaggggctggagtggttctgatctccccagatgggagtaggctctgctacgccatccgcctccactttttggcttCAAACAACGCCGCAGAATAcaaggcccttatcaacggactatgcatcgccatcgagcttggcgctacACGACTCTACGTCCGTGGCGACTCGgaactagtcattgatcaggtcatgaaggaatcctcctgcaaaagtcccctcatgacagcatactgccaagaggtgcataagctcgaggacaaattccaaggaatcgaactgcatcatgtccctcgaagggacaacgacgTCGTCGATTTCCTCACAAAACTAGCCACCAGGTGA
- the LOC136524076 gene encoding uncharacterized protein gives MAIPNYTYLKLKMPGPNGIITVSSTFSHAFECDREHYELTTAVVNSSELLQLGESSTPAVLDYNKPTSLTAFYPLKETKAVGVDPTNPTKTVRVGTQLPAK, from the coding sequence atggcgatccccaactacacatacctcaagctgaagatgccgggaccaaatgGTATCATCACTGTGAGTAGCACCTTTTCACATGCCTTCGAGTGTgaccgcgagcactacgagctcaccaccgcggtcgtcaactcgtctgagctcctacagctcggggagtcatcaacccctgcagtcctggactacaacaaaccaacctccttgacAGCCTTCTAcccgctcaaggaaaccaaggcggtgggtgtcgatcccaccaacccaaccaagacagtcCGGGTCGGGACCCAGCTTCCGGCCAAGTAG